The Triticum aestivum cultivar Chinese Spring chromosome 7B, IWGSC CS RefSeq v2.1, whole genome shotgun sequence genome window below encodes:
- the LOC123156415 gene encoding uncharacterized protein isoform X2, protein MDELAGDSRRADSAPPLPHLPDDMLVEIFLRLPPEPIHLFRASFVCKHWRGLVHDARFLRRFRDFHGGTPPVLGFFNNQPVSPLFAPTSDGFAVPGAATMRHGEWWALDCRHGRALLLDQRHGRLLVWDLMNGDKHYLPFPTQAHLERVEYNGAVLCAAGHADHGDCHLCPFLVAFVFSQQSDFNTSACVYSSEISVWGEIYSIEIPNVLVTWAPTPLIGNTLYWMLDTSGGAIKNECWIVEFDLDAHNLDLTREIPYYVLDKYNRQIVLMPADDGRLGFAGVDKFSLHLWSSVACVDGMVTWAHCRVIDLENFLALEAVAACQYVPDAVGYAEDANVIFIRVDPNIYMIHLNTMQIEEVSEKGAYWFVFPYTSFYTPGLAIGGGDDQAEILNGS, encoded by the coding sequence ATGGACGAGCTCGCCGGCGACAGCCGCCGCGCCGATTCGGCGCCTCCGCTTCCGCATCTCCCCGACGACATGCTCGTGGAGAtcttcctccgcctcccgccggagCCCATCCACCTCTTCCGCGCCTCCTTCGTCTGCAAGCACTGGCGCGGCCTCGTCCACGACGCCCGCTTCCTCCGCCGTTTCCGCGACTTCCACGGGGGGACGCCTCCCGTCCTCGGCTTCTTCAACAACCAGCCGGTGTCTCCCCTCTTCGCCCCCACCTCCGACGGCTTCGCCGTCCCCGGCGCCGCCACGATGCGCCACGGCGAGTGGTGGGCCCTCGACTGCCGCCACGGCCGCGCCCTCCTCCTGGACCAACGACACGGAAGGCTCCTCGTCTGGGACCTCATGAACGGCGACAAGCACTACCTGCCGTTCCCCACGCAGGCCCATCTGGAGCGCGTTGAGTACAATGGCGCGGTCCTCTGCGCGGCTGGCCACGCCGATCACGGCGACTGTCATTTGTGCCCGTTTCTCGTGGCGTTCGTGTTCAGTCAGCAGAGTGATTTCAATACCTCCGCGTGCGTCTACTCGTCCGAGATAAGCGTTTGGGGTGAGATCTATTCGATCGAAATTCCAAATGTATTAGTTACATGGGCGCCGACGCCACTGATTGGAAATACACTCTACTGGATGTTGGATACCTCTGGCGGCGCTATCAAAAATGAGTGTTGGATCGTTGAGTTTGATTTGGATGCACACAATTTGGATTTAACTAGGGAGATTCCATACTACGTGCTCGATAAGTACAATAGGCAAATTGTTCTCATGCCAGCAGATGATGGACGGCTTGGTTTCGCCGGAGTTGACAAATTCAGTCTCCATTTGTGGTCAAGTGTAGCTTGTGTTGACGGGATGGTAACATGGGCACATTGCAGAGTCATTGATCTGGAGAATTTTCTTGCACTGGAAGCAGTAGCGGCGTGTCAGTATGTACCAGATGCAGTTGGCTATGCTGAAGATGCCAATGTGATCTTCATTCGTGTGGATCCAAACATCTATATGATTCATCTCAACACCATGCAGATTGAGGAGGTTTCAGAGAAAGGGGCCTATTGGTTTGTTTTTCCTTACACAAGTTTCTACACTCCAG
- the LOC123156415 gene encoding uncharacterized protein isoform X1 yields the protein MDELAGDSRRADSAPPLPHLPDDMLVEIFLRLPPEPIHLFRASFVCKHWRGLVHDARFLRRFRDFHGGTPPVLGFFNNQPVSPLFAPTSDGFAVPGAATMRHGEWWALDCRHGRALLLDQRHGRLLVWDLMNGDKHYLPFPTQAHLERVEYNGAVLCAAGHADHGDCHLCPFLVAFVFSQQSDFNTSACVYSSEISVWGEIYSIEIPNVLVTWAPTPLIGNTLYWMLDTSGGAIKNECWIVEFDLDAHNLDLTREIPYYVLDKYNRQIVLMPADDGRLGFAGVDKFSLHLWSSVACVDGMVTWAHCRVIDLENFLALEAVAACQYVPDAVGYAEDANVIFIRVDPNIYMIHLNTMQIEEVSEKGAYWFVFPYTSFYTPAKALRSCFIAHDCHRFIGSFFS from the coding sequence ATGGACGAGCTCGCCGGCGACAGCCGCCGCGCCGATTCGGCGCCTCCGCTTCCGCATCTCCCCGACGACATGCTCGTGGAGAtcttcctccgcctcccgccggagCCCATCCACCTCTTCCGCGCCTCCTTCGTCTGCAAGCACTGGCGCGGCCTCGTCCACGACGCCCGCTTCCTCCGCCGTTTCCGCGACTTCCACGGGGGGACGCCTCCCGTCCTCGGCTTCTTCAACAACCAGCCGGTGTCTCCCCTCTTCGCCCCCACCTCCGACGGCTTCGCCGTCCCCGGCGCCGCCACGATGCGCCACGGCGAGTGGTGGGCCCTCGACTGCCGCCACGGCCGCGCCCTCCTCCTGGACCAACGACACGGAAGGCTCCTCGTCTGGGACCTCATGAACGGCGACAAGCACTACCTGCCGTTCCCCACGCAGGCCCATCTGGAGCGCGTTGAGTACAATGGCGCGGTCCTCTGCGCGGCTGGCCACGCCGATCACGGCGACTGTCATTTGTGCCCGTTTCTCGTGGCGTTCGTGTTCAGTCAGCAGAGTGATTTCAATACCTCCGCGTGCGTCTACTCGTCCGAGATAAGCGTTTGGGGTGAGATCTATTCGATCGAAATTCCAAATGTATTAGTTACATGGGCGCCGACGCCACTGATTGGAAATACACTCTACTGGATGTTGGATACCTCTGGCGGCGCTATCAAAAATGAGTGTTGGATCGTTGAGTTTGATTTGGATGCACACAATTTGGATTTAACTAGGGAGATTCCATACTACGTGCTCGATAAGTACAATAGGCAAATTGTTCTCATGCCAGCAGATGATGGACGGCTTGGTTTCGCCGGAGTTGACAAATTCAGTCTCCATTTGTGGTCAAGTGTAGCTTGTGTTGACGGGATGGTAACATGGGCACATTGCAGAGTCATTGATCTGGAGAATTTTCTTGCACTGGAAGCAGTAGCGGCGTGTCAGTATGTACCAGATGCAGTTGGCTATGCTGAAGATGCCAATGTGATCTTCATTCGTGTGGATCCAAACATCTATATGATTCATCTCAACACCATGCAGATTGAGGAGGTTTCAGAGAAAGGGGCCTATTGGTTTGTTTTTCCTTACACAAGTTTCTACACTCCAG